One window of Legionella pneumophila subsp. pneumophila str. Philadelphia 1 genomic DNA carries:
- a CDS encoding sensor histidine kinase, with product MSAARQINNPKMRQWRILLVYNIYRIVSIFLFLGIYYFSYINKYYPLLFLCIAFAYLVFALIFLYFWHRKILSFDKQVFLSGTIDVIAISSMLGLIGNLESGYGILLNVTIAALSILVPGRLAIYFASLASCLLLCGNVLQFFIYNQKDLSTFFYSGIYGAGFFATAITAWYLSNWVRMSESLARHRSYELAGMQRLNEYIVERLHSGIIYVAEGKRIRLMNTAAREFFNLSKHHAIQKLDQLSDSLVSKFDDFLLKTTNNERTAQTIIEDPYLRVHFFSTSVGHKSEVLIILEDMTYIAQQAQQLKLAALGRFSASIAHELRNPLGAIAHAIQLFGDNEDLNEENTRLKQLIMNNCERMNRVIKNVLQLSRRQKSQPQVNELATFLEHFKQDFTHHNPCNLTIKLPANKSLSVVFDKSQLEQILVILCENSIQHGRDHEGNVNIVIAAKSSSNKITLTVCDSGPGVPPEHRDNIFEPFFTTLRGGTGMGLFIARDLCEINQARLNLLNSNKGSCFAITVNPSDELLI from the coding sequence ATGTCTGCTGCTCGCCAAATCAATAATCCGAAAATGAGACAATGGCGAATATTGTTGGTTTACAATATTTACAGAATAGTAAGTATTTTTCTATTTTTAGGCATTTATTATTTCAGTTATATCAATAAATATTATCCCTTATTATTTCTCTGTATCGCTTTTGCCTATTTAGTATTTGCTTTGATTTTTCTTTATTTTTGGCATAGAAAAATTTTAAGTTTTGATAAGCAGGTGTTTTTATCGGGTACGATTGATGTTATAGCCATTTCCAGCATGCTGGGTCTCATTGGTAATTTGGAATCCGGTTATGGCATATTATTAAATGTGACTATTGCTGCTTTAAGCATTTTAGTTCCCGGGCGGTTGGCCATCTATTTTGCATCACTGGCCAGTTGTTTATTGCTATGTGGGAATGTTTTGCAATTTTTTATTTATAATCAAAAAGACTTAAGCACTTTTTTTTATAGTGGAATCTATGGGGCTGGTTTTTTTGCAACGGCTATCACCGCCTGGTATTTATCCAATTGGGTCAGAATGTCTGAGAGTCTGGCCAGACACCGTAGCTATGAGTTGGCAGGAATGCAAAGGCTCAATGAATATATTGTCGAACGATTGCATTCAGGCATTATTTATGTTGCAGAGGGAAAGCGAATCCGGTTGATGAATACTGCTGCCCGTGAATTTTTTAATCTGAGTAAACATCATGCAATTCAAAAATTGGACCAACTGTCTGATTCACTTGTATCCAAATTTGATGATTTTCTTTTAAAAACAACGAATAATGAACGTACAGCTCAAACTATTATTGAAGATCCTTATCTTAGGGTACATTTTTTTTCTACTTCTGTTGGACATAAGTCTGAAGTACTGATTATTCTGGAGGACATGACTTATATTGCACAACAAGCACAACAACTCAAATTAGCGGCTTTAGGGCGTTTTTCGGCAAGTATTGCTCATGAATTACGTAATCCCTTGGGCGCGATTGCTCATGCTATTCAATTGTTTGGAGATAATGAGGATTTAAATGAAGAGAATACTCGTTTAAAACAATTAATCATGAACAATTGTGAGCGAATGAACAGGGTGATTAAAAATGTATTGCAACTTTCAAGGCGTCAGAAATCTCAACCACAGGTTAATGAACTTGCTACATTTTTAGAACATTTTAAGCAGGATTTTACTCACCATAATCCCTGTAACCTTACGATAAAATTACCTGCCAATAAGTCGTTATCGGTGGTCTTTGATAAAAGTCAATTGGAGCAGATTTTGGTTATATTGTGTGAAAATTCCATTCAACATGGACGGGATCATGAAGGTAATGTGAATATAGTCATTGCTGCCAAATCTTCTTCGAATAAAATCACTTTGACGGTATGCGATTCTGGACCGGGTGTACCTCCAGAACACAGAGATAATATCTTTGAACCATTTTTTACCACCTTGCGAGGTGGTACTGGGATGGGGTTATTTATTGCCAGAGATTTGTGTGAAATTAATCAAGCCAGGCTAAATTTGTTAAACTCAAATAAAGGAAGCTGTTTTGCGATCACTGTGAATCCATCGGATGAACTTTTAATATGA